The following proteins come from a genomic window of Salvia hispanica cultivar TCC Black 2014 chromosome 4, UniMelb_Shisp_WGS_1.0, whole genome shotgun sequence:
- the LOC125223050 gene encoding thioredoxin H-type 1-like — protein MASIEEGQVIGCHSVDEWKDLFQKGADSKKLVVVDFTASWCGPCRFIAPILAEIAKKTPHVIFLKVDVDELKSVSQEHNIEAMPSFLFFKEGKEIDRVVGARKEDLAAKIAQHGAPLTASA, from the exons atggcTTCCATTGAAGAGGGACAGGTGATTGGCTGCCACTCCGTCGACGAGTGGAAGGACCTTTTCCAGAAGGGCGCCGACTCCAAGAAACTG GTGGTGGTGGATTTCACGGCTTCATGGTGCGGGCCGTGTCGCTTCATTGCTCCGATTCTGGCGGAGATAGCCAAGAAGACGCCCCATGTTATATTCTTGAAGGTGGATGTTGATGAGCTGAAG AGTGTGTCTCAGGAGCACAACATCGAGGCGATGCCATCGTTTTTGTTCTTCAAGGAGGGGAAGGAGATTGACAGGGTTGTGGGTGCTAGGAAGGAGGATCTTGCAGCTAAGATTGCCCAACATGGTGCTCCTCTTACTGCCTCTGCTTGA
- the LOC125222598 gene encoding zingipain-2, producing the protein MSRMSRLLWLWSLSSLFLFLSQLPTSQSSSISDLFDHWCRENGKTYASDQEKQHRLKVFEQNYAIVVEHNSRSHSSHTLALNAFADLTNLEFKAKYLGLSPSANDLIIRLNSRESADEGGNLVEEADLPDSIDWRKKGAVTPVKDQGSCGACWSFSATGAIEGINQIKTGSLVSLSEQELIDCDKSYNDGCGGGLMDYAFEFIIKNKGIDTEDDYPYRGREGTCNKDKLKRRVVTIDSYVDVPAKREKKLQQAVATQPVSVGICGSDSKFQLYSGGIFSGPCSTSLDHAVLIVGYDSKDGVDYWIVKNSWGTRWGMNGYIHMLRNSGSTEGVCGINTLASYPVKTSPNPPPSPAPGPTKCNLFTYCASDETCCCSWSLLGVCFSWKCCEAESAVCCDDHVHCCPPDYPTCDTTRNLCLKKMGNSTLSKPFG; encoded by the exons ATGTCAAGAATGAGTCGGTTGTTATGGCTATGGTCGCTCTCCAGTCttttcctcttcctctcccAACTCCCCACATCCCAATCTTCTTCGATTTCCGATTTGTTTGATCATTGGTGCAGAGAGAACGGAAAGACATACGCTTCCGACCAAGAAAAACAGCATAGGCTCAAAGTGTTCGAACAAAACTATGCGATTGTTGTTGAGCACAACTCAAGATCCCATTCTTCTCACACGCTCGCACTCAACGCATTTGCTGATCTTACTAATCTTGAATTTAAGGCCAAATATCTCGGCCTTTCGCCTTCGGCTAATGACTTGATCATTAGATTGAATAGTAGGGAATCTGCTGATGAAGGGGGGAATCTTGTTGAAGAGGCTGATCTCCCTGATTCTATTGATTGGCGGAAGAAAGGGGCCGTCACTCCGGTTAAGGATCAGGGTAGTTGCG GTGCATGCTGGTCATTCTCAGCCACGGGTGCTATTGAAGGAATTAATCAGATTAAGACTGGGTCGCTTGTTAGCTTATCCGAACAAGAACTTATTGACTGCGACAAATCTTATAATGATGGGTGTGGTGGAGGGCTTATGGACTATGCATTTGAGTTCATTATAAAGAATAAAGGGATTGACACCGAGGATGATTATCCATATCGAGGCCGTGAAGGAACCTGTAACAAAGATAAA CTGAAAAGACGTGTTGTAACCATTGATAGCTATGTTGATGTGCCTGCAAAAAGGGAGAAGAAGCTACAGCAGGCAGTTGCGACTCAGCCTGTTAGTGTCGGTATATGTGGAAGTGACTCGAAATTCCAGTTGTACTCGGGG GGGATATTCAGTGGCCCGTGCTCGACCTCTTTGGATCATGCAGTTTTGATAGTGGGATATGATTCTAAAGATGGTGTGGATTATTGGATTGTGAAGAACTCATGGGGAACACGGTGGGGAATGAATGGATACATACATATGCTGCGGAATTCAGGGAGTACGGAAGGGGTATGTGGGATCAACACGCTGGCATCTTACCCTGTCAAGACGAGTCCAAATCCTCCACCGTCCCCAGCTCCTGGTCCAACTAAATGCAATCTCTTCACTTACTGTGCTAGTGATGAAACCTGTTGCTGTTCTTGGAGTCTTCTTGGGGTATGTTTCAGTTGGAAATGCTGTGAAGCTGAATCTGCTGTTTGCTGCGACGACCATGTGCACTGTTGCCCGCCTGATTATCCAACTTGTGACACTACTAGGAATCTATGTCTCAAG AAAATGGGGAATTCTACATTGTCAAAGCCATTTGGGTAG
- the LOC125222600 gene encoding lon protease 2-like produces MALLHSPQSPSPSTSLISPKPHPRPAPNFLSPPHRRLRRHHPSLSCSASKSDDVVELPLFPLPLVLFPGAILPLQIFEFRYRMMMHTLLHTDLRFGVIYTDPSTGTADVGCVGEVVKHERLVDDRFFLICKGQERFRVTKLVRTKPYLVAEVAWLEDRPSSSAQNQDLDALAHDVEAFMKDVIRLSNRLNGKPDKDVQDLRRNLFPTPFSFFVASTFEGAPREQQALLELEDTAMRLNREKDTLKNTLNYLTAASAVKDVFPSA; encoded by the coding sequence ATGGCGCTGCTGCATTCTCCTCAATCTCCATCGCCATCCACCTCCTTAATCTCCCCTAAACCCCACCCCCGCCCCGCCCCCAACTTCCTCTCCCCGCCGCAtcgccgcctccgccgccaccACCCCTCCCTCTCGTGCTCCGCCTCCAAATCCGATGACGTGGTGGAGCTCCCCCTCTTCCCCCTCCCCTTAGTCCTCTTCCCCGGCGCCATCCTCCCCCTCCAAATCTTCGAATTCCGGTACCGCATGATGATGCACACCCTCCTCCACACCGACCTCCGCTTCGGCGTCATCTACACCGACCCCTCCACCGGCACCGCCGACGTCGGCTGCGTGGGCGAGGTCGTCAAGCACGAGCGCCTCGTCGACGACCGCTTCTTCCTCATCTGCAAAGGCCAGGAGCGCTTCCGCGTCACCAAATTGGTCCGCACCAAGCCCTACTTGGTCGCCGAGGTCGCCTGGCTCGAGGATcgcccctcctcctccgcccAAAATCAGGACCTCGACGCCCTCGCCCACGACGTCGAGGCCTTCATGAAGGACGTCATCCGCCTCTCCAACCGCCTCAACGGCAAGCCGGACAAGGACGTGCAGGATCTGAGGCGGAACCTCTTCCCCACGCCCTTTTCCTTCTTCGTCGCCAGCACCTTCGAGGGGGCGCCCAGGGAGCAGCAGGCGCTGCTGGAGCTCGAGGACACCGCCATGAGGCTTAACAGGGAGAAGGATACGCTCAAGAATACACTCAATTACTTGACGGCGGCGTCCGCCGTCAAGGATGTGTTTCCCTCCGCATAG